The proteins below come from a single Gammaproteobacteria bacterium genomic window:
- a CDS encoding 4Fe-4S binding protein has product MRLTLKQSRLITRTLFFVLFLLAPLLDIFRLDLYAGNFILFGFDWTLGLGPFQRGEASALEAAWNLLYRVFIPVLSLLGLGVWIIWRYGRIYCGWLCPHFSVVESINHLMVRASGKPTIWESQSLPGSVPAKAIYWLWTLLAAVGIGFLWAVSLLTYLLPPEVIYHNLFAAELTRNQALFIGVATLLFTFEFIFARHLFCRYGCAAGLFQSIIWLANDRAMVVSFDRSRGDLCKGCLQDCDNACPMRLQPRKRKRHMFTCTQCSECIQACDRVQDGKGLLRFKSSK; this is encoded by the coding sequence ATGAGATTAACACTCAAACAGTCGCGCCTGATTACCCGCACACTCTTCTTTGTACTGTTTCTGCTGGCCCCACTGCTGGATATTTTTCGCCTCGACCTCTATGCCGGCAACTTTATCCTGTTTGGTTTTGATTGGACTTTGGGGTTGGGCCCCTTCCAGCGGGGTGAAGCCAGTGCGCTGGAGGCTGCGTGGAACCTGCTCTACCGGGTATTTATACCGGTTTTGTCGCTGCTTGGGTTAGGGGTGTGGATTATCTGGCGTTACGGGCGTATCTATTGTGGTTGGCTATGCCCGCACTTTTCGGTGGTTGAGAGCATCAATCACCTCATGGTGAGGGCCAGTGGTAAGCCGACTATTTGGGAGTCACAATCACTGCCCGGATCGGTACCAGCAAAGGCGATTTATTGGCTCTGGACACTGCTGGCGGCAGTGGGCATTGGCTTTTTGTGGGCGGTGAGCCTGCTCACCTACTTACTGCCGCCGGAGGTGATCTACCACAACCTGTTTGCCGCTGAGCTAACCCGCAATCAGGCGTTGTTTATTGGCGTGGCAACGCTGCTGTTTACCTTTGAATTTATCTTTGCCCGCCATCTGTTCTGCCGCTACGGCTGCGCGGCGGGGCTGTTTCAGAGCATTATCTGGCTGGCCAATGATCGAGCGATGGTGGTGAGCTTTGACAGATCAAGAGGTGATCTCTGTAAAGGTTGCCTTCAGGATTGTGATAACGCCTGCCCGATGCGGCTGCAACCGCGCAAACGCAAGCGCCACATGTTCACCTGCACCCAGTGTAGTGAGTGTATTCAGGCCTGCGACCGGGTGCAGGATGGCAAAGGCTTGCTGCGGTTTAAATCATCAAAATAG
- a CDS encoding VWA domain-containing protein, which produces MEEWVGKHWHNFIAQRGHVRYPQAEVTLEGYGKSLGLLFRAFGGDGGLKIVAAGELHNRARRNWLQRLAGSHAHVPLAWRDQQSLNLPAQLDVFPEVKLNKLLYLWLTAMAAADINAHHSWVVDNQQRVCWVLKNFPGLRSVYVRLFDAQLAVRPGFYQLPGAEGLQEQAIQIALHSPGLVVSIPGSKHQPQPVYLWLHPQPPVTPPEVNNTEQNNEQEALPPEGKSRDAQQRNRYRAESTEMPDGKNGMLAMRWEAIFSWGEYIKVDRCTDEEEDSKAADIARDMEQLHVARDQQTSTSRLRLDLDLPAAEFDDIPLAGTHPLPEWDWRQQKLLADHCQLQMMLPRDSHPQPLPQHLQQQARRLRSQFSALAQQRSWQNAQADGSELDLQAYLDFYSARRSGVVLPERGLYRQLNVNRRDLSTLLLADLSLSTDAAIDDNQRIIDVIRDSLLLFAEALSSCGDQFALYGFSSRRRDQVRFYPLKPFKQPYNDQVRGHIQAIRPGYYTRMGAAIRESSQLLAEQAVSQRLLLILTDGKPNDLDYYEGRYGVEDTRVAIQEAKKMGLIPFCITIDREGDDYLPYLFGSQGYTVIQRPEQLPIKLLTLYSQLAGG; this is translated from the coding sequence ATGGAAGAGTGGGTCGGCAAACATTGGCATAATTTTATTGCCCAGCGTGGCCACGTGCGTTACCCCCAAGCCGAGGTGACGCTGGAGGGGTATGGGAAATCGCTCGGGCTGCTGTTTCGCGCCTTTGGTGGTGATGGTGGTTTGAAGATTGTTGCGGCGGGGGAGCTGCATAATCGCGCCCGGCGTAACTGGTTGCAGCGTCTGGCCGGTAGCCATGCCCATGTCCCGCTGGCATGGCGTGACCAGCAGAGCCTTAACCTGCCGGCACAACTGGATGTTTTTCCAGAAGTTAAACTCAATAAATTACTCTACCTATGGCTCACGGCCATGGCGGCGGCAGATATTAACGCCCACCACAGCTGGGTGGTGGATAACCAGCAGCGGGTCTGCTGGGTGTTAAAAAACTTTCCTGGATTAAGGTCGGTTTACGTGCGGCTGTTTGATGCCCAGCTCGCGGTGCGCCCGGGTTTTTATCAGCTACCGGGTGCCGAAGGCTTGCAAGAGCAAGCGATTCAGATCGCACTGCACAGCCCGGGGCTGGTGGTTTCAATACCCGGCAGCAAACATCAACCGCAGCCCGTTTACCTCTGGTTACATCCACAGCCACCGGTTACACCGCCTGAGGTCAATAATACGGAACAAAATAATGAGCAAGAGGCGTTGCCGCCCGAAGGGAAAAGCCGTGATGCACAACAGCGCAATCGTTATCGTGCCGAATCAACCGAGATGCCAGATGGAAAAAACGGCATGTTGGCGATGCGCTGGGAGGCGATCTTTAGCTGGGGTGAATATATTAAGGTCGACCGCTGTACCGACGAGGAGGAGGATAGCAAGGCGGCAGATATTGCCCGAGATATGGAGCAGCTGCATGTGGCGCGAGATCAACAGACCAGTACCAGCCGTCTGCGCCTGGATTTAGACCTCCCAGCCGCCGAATTTGATGATATTCCACTGGCCGGCACACACCCACTGCCTGAGTGGGACTGGCGGCAACAAAAATTGCTTGCAGACCACTGCCAGCTACAGATGATGCTACCCCGTGATAGCCATCCCCAGCCACTACCGCAACACCTTCAGCAGCAGGCCCGACGGTTACGCAGCCAGTTTTCAGCACTGGCACAGCAACGAAGCTGGCAAAATGCCCAGGCCGATGGCAGCGAACTGGACCTGCAAGCCTATCTGGACTTTTACAGTGCGCGGCGCAGTGGTGTGGTACTACCTGAGCGAGGACTCTACCGACAGTTGAATGTCAATCGTCGTGACCTGTCGACACTACTACTGGCCGACCTGTCGCTCTCTACCGATGCCGCCATAGATGACAATCAACGTATTATTGATGTAATTCGAGACTCATTACTGCTGTTTGCCGAGGCGTTGAGCAGCTGTGGCGATCAATTTGCCCTGTACGGTTTCTCATCACGACGACGTGACCAAGTGCGTTTCTATCCATTAAAGCCATTTAAACAGCCCTACAACGACCAAGTGCGTGGCCATATTCAGGCGATTCGCCCCGGCTACTACACCCGCATGGGTGCCGCAATCAGAGAGTCGAGCCAACTGCTTGCGGAGCAGGCGGTAAGCCAGCGACTACTATTGATTTTGACCGACGGCAAACCGAATGACCTAGACTATTACGAAGGACGCTATGGGGTGGAAGATACCCGGGTGGCGATTCAAGAGGCCAAGAAAATGGGCCTGATCCCCTTCTGCATTACCATCGACCGAGAAGGCGATGACTACCTCCCCTACCTGTTCGGCTCCCAGGGCTACACCGTCATCCAGCGACCTGAGCAGCTGCCGATCAAGTTACTGACACTGTATAGCCAGTTGGCTGGTGGTTGA